The Sandaracinobacteroides saxicola nucleotide sequence TGGCGCAGATCGGGCCGGAGACGGGGAAATGGGACAGCATCTGGCGGATGGTGCTGGTGGGGCTGGGGCTGGGGCCGGGGCAGGGCCTTTATAACCTGGCGGTGCAGAACAGCGTGCTACGCGAGCGGATCGGCGTGGCGACGGCCAGCGGGCAATTCTTTCGGCAGATCGGTTCGACCATCGGTGTGGCGGTGTTTGGCGCGCTGCTGGTGAACGGCCTGGCACGGGAGCTGCCGCTGCGGGCGCCGTTGCTGGGGGGCGTGCCCGACCTGGGGCAGGCGCAGGCGCTGGCGATGCATCCGGAGCGGCTGGACGCGGCGACGCGCGTGGGCGTGATCGGGGCGTTCGATGTCGCGGTGACTCACCTGTTCTGGGTGGCGCTGGGGCTCGCCGCGGTGGCGTTCGTAGTGACGCTGACCATCCCGGCGCGGACGCTGCGGGGGCGGGATGACTGAGCCGCGCTTTCACCTGCCGGCAGACGCGTGGGTGGGGACGGTGGCGGCGGCCGACGGCTGGCCGCTGCGGGTGATGCTGGCGACGGCCGAAGCTCCCCGGGGGGTGCTGCTGTTCCTGAACGGGCGGGCGGATTTCCTGGAGAAATGGGCGGAGGTCTATCCGGACTTTCTGGCGGCCGGGTGGAGCGTGCTGAGCCTCGACTGGCGCGGGCAGGGGCGGAGCGGCCGGCTGAGCGGCAATGGCGCCGGCCAGATCGACGATTTCGCCACGTTCGTGAGCGATCTGGACATGGTGGCGCGCTGGGCGCGGGCGCGGCCGGGGCTGGCGGCGCTGCCCTGGGTGGCGGCGGCGCACAGCATGGGCGGGCACATCCTGTTGCGCTGGCTGGCCGGCGGCGGCGGAGCGATGCTGCACCGCGCGGTGTTGCTGGCACCGATGTGCGGGTTGGTGACGCCGCGCTGGATGCAGGCGCTGGCGGGGATCGCGGCGGCGTGGCGGCGGGCCCGGGGGCAGGGCGAGGGCTTTGCCTGGGGGCAGGTCGCCTATGGCGGACGGCAGCAGGGCGCGGCGCGGCGGCTGCTGCTGACGTCCGACGCGCGGCGTTTTGCCGACGAGCATGACTGGCTGGCGCGGGATCCGGCGCTGGCGCTGGGGGGCGTGAGCTGGAACTGGCTGCATGCGGCGCAGGCGAGTTTTGCCGTGCTGGCGCGCGCGGACCTGACGGCGGTACGGTTGCCGCTGCTGATGCTGCTGGCGGAGCGCGAGGCGCTGGTGAGCAATGCGGCGGCGCGGGCGGTGGCGTCGCGGCTCGCGCATTGCCGCTTGCGGATGATATCCGGCGCGGCGCATGAGTTGCTGCGCGAGGCGGAGCCGATGCGCGGGGAGGCGTTGCGCACGCTTCTGGATTTTGTGGATGTGGCGGCGCGAGTGGAGGAACGGGCATGAGCGGGTTCGACATCGCCATCGTGGGCGCGGGGATCGGCGGCGCCAGCCTGGCCTGGGCGTTGCTGCGGCGTGCGCCGGGAACGCGCGTGCTGCTGCTGGAGGCGGAGGAGGCGCCGGGCTATCACACCACCGGACGCAGCGCGGCCTTTTACGCCGAAACCTATGGCGGGCCGACGGTGCAGCCGCTGACCAGTGCGTCGAAGGCGTTCTTCATGAATCCGCCGGCGGGGTTCTGCGACACGGCGCTGGTGGCACCGCGTGGTGCGATGCATATCTGCAACACGGGTTCACTGGTGAAGATCGAGGGGATTGACGATCCGCCGGGCATGGCGCCGGTGCAGGGACCGGCGGCGTTGGAGGCGCTGGAGGCGGAGTTCGTGGCCGGCGGCGTCGCCTATCAGCGGCTGGGGCCGGCAGGGGTGAAGGCGAAGCTGCCCTGGCTACGCGAGAGCTGGGCGACCATGGCGCTGTGGGAGCCGGGCTGCGCCGACATAGATGTGGCGGCGCTGCACCAGAGCTATCTGCGCGGAGCGAAGGCCGCGGGCATGGTGATGGCGACGCGGGCACGGCTGGAGGGCCTGGTGCGGCGGGACGGGGTATGGCGGCTGGCGACGACGGCGGGCGGTTTCGAGGCGGCGGTGGTGGTGAACGCGGCCGGGGCCTGGGCGGACGACGTCGCGGCGATGGCGGATGCGGTGACGGTGGGCATCGCGCCGCTGCGGCGGACGATCGTGGTGGCGGAAGTGGAGCCGGCGGCACCGGCGGACATGCCGGTGGTAATGGATGCCGGCGGCGCGCTTTATTTCAAGCCGGACGGCGGCAAGCTGTGGATCAGCCCGCACGACGAAAGCCCCGATGTGGCGCATGACGTGCAGCCCGACGAGATCGACATGGGGATCGCCATCGACCGGTTCGAGCAGCTGTGCGACTGGCCGGTGAAGCGGATCAGCGCGCGCTGGGCGGGGTTGCGCTGTTTCGCGGGCGACCGGCTGCCGGTGATCGGCTTCGACGCCCGGGCGGAGGGGTTCTTCTGGTGCGCCGGGCAGGGCGGCTGGGGCATCCAGACGGCGCCGGCGGCGGCCGACCTGGGCGCGGCGCTGCTGCTGGGCGAAACGCCGGACCTGGATGCCGGACCTTATGCGGCGCAGCGCTTTGCACTTTGACGAAGGCAGGGATAGTCTGCCATGGAACGGGGCGCAGGCGGGGCTTCGCCAAGGGAAGAACAGATGGTGACAATGGGACGAGCGATGATGCTGGGTGCCGGGCTGCTGGCGGTGGCGGCGTGCGATTCCGCCAAGCCGGATGCGGCGGAAGCGAAGGGCAAGGCGGCGGCGACGCGGGACTGGACCACGATGATCGTGGCGACGCCGGAGGGCGGCGTGCGCATGGGCAATCCGGACGCCAAGGTGAAGCTGGTGGAATATGCCAGTTTCACCTGCACGCATTGCCGTGACTTCCATCTGGAGGCGAGCGCCAAGCTGAAGGACGGCCTGGTGAAGGCCGGGCGCGTCAGTTACGAATATCGGCCGTTCATGCTGAACGGCGTGGACATCGTGGTGGCGCAGATCGCCAAGTGCCAGCCGGCGAACCAGTTCTTCGTGTGGGCGGATCAGCTGTATCGCAATCATGATGCCTGGGTGCTGCCGTTCACCAGGATCGATCCGGCGACGATCGCGCGGGTGCAGGCGCTGCCGCAGGCGCAGCAGCTGTCGGCCTATGCC carries:
- a CDS encoding NAD(P)/FAD-dependent oxidoreductase produces the protein MSGFDIAIVGAGIGGASLAWALLRRAPGTRVLLLEAEEAPGYHTTGRSAAFYAETYGGPTVQPLTSASKAFFMNPPAGFCDTALVAPRGAMHICNTGSLVKIEGIDDPPGMAPVQGPAALEALEAEFVAGGVAYQRLGPAGVKAKLPWLRESWATMALWEPGCADIDVAALHQSYLRGAKAAGMVMATRARLEGLVRRDGVWRLATTAGGFEAAVVVNAAGAWADDVAAMADAVTVGIAPLRRTIVVAEVEPAAPADMPVVMDAGGALYFKPDGGKLWISPHDESPDVAHDVQPDEIDMGIAIDRFEQLCDWPVKRISARWAGLRCFAGDRLPVIGFDARAEGFFWCAGQGGWGIQTAPAAADLGAALLLGETPDLDAGPYAAQRFAL
- a CDS encoding thioredoxin domain-containing protein, with product MMLGAGLLAVAACDSAKPDAAEAKGKAAATRDWTTMIVATPEGGVRMGNPDAKVKLVEYASFTCTHCRDFHLEASAKLKDGLVKAGRVSYEYRPFMLNGVDIVVAQIAKCQPANQFFVWADQLYRNHDAWVLPFTRIDPATIARVQALPQAQQLSAYAAAGQFDAWAKVRGVTKAKFDQCLADQGAFQRLQAAAQAGQEQFNISATPTFIINGTRADGVFNWATLEPKIMEALK
- a CDS encoding alpha/beta hydrolase, which encodes MTEPRFHLPADAWVGTVAAADGWPLRVMLATAEAPRGVLLFLNGRADFLEKWAEVYPDFLAAGWSVLSLDWRGQGRSGRLSGNGAGQIDDFATFVSDLDMVARWARARPGLAALPWVAAAHSMGGHILLRWLAGGGGAMLHRAVLLAPMCGLVTPRWMQALAGIAAAWRRARGQGEGFAWGQVAYGGRQQGAARRLLLTSDARRFADEHDWLARDPALALGGVSWNWLHAAQASFAVLARADLTAVRLPLLMLLAEREALVSNAAARAVASRLAHCRLRMISGAAHELLREAEPMRGEALRTLLDFVDVAARVEERA